The window TTCATGTCAACTGTACTTGAACATGCTAATTTGAAGCTAAAACTGCAAATCTATGTTTGCTGCAGTTTGTGCTCATGTCTTGAAAATTCTGACTTGAATGGGCAATCTTCTATTTAACCATAACAAAGTCTGACAACTGGAAAATGATTgctgacttaaaaaaaaataaaaaatgattgccAGTCTGTAAGATAGACAGTGCTTGATTAATACAGCATAGTTGGGGTTCTTCAGGCAATGCtagtttattattttgaaagttgGCATTCTGCTGCAAGGAAGCATTTCTCTGATTTATATTTCTTCTAAAAGCTTACAACTTATGGGTACATCATGATGACCCTTCTCTAAAACTAAGCTGCAGAATGCCTTTGGAAACATTTGTCATTATTTGTAGTTGGCATCTCTTGTTTCAGGTTGATATTTTACTCTGCACTGATTGCTTTCATGATGGGAGATTTGTCACTGGTCATTCTAGTATAGATTTTATAAGGGTGGATTCAACTACAGATTTTGGTGATCTAGATGGGGATAGTTGGACTGATCAAGAGACTTTGCTGCTGCTTGAAGCAGTGGAGGTTTACAATGAGAATTGGAATGAAATTGCTGAGCATGTTGGCACCAAGTCGAAAGCACAATGCATTCTTCATTTTCTCCGTTTACCTGTAGAAGATGGAAAGTTGGAAAATATCAATGTTTCAAGTTTGTCTTTGTCATCCATTGTGAAGAATCAAGAGGATAATGGAAGATTGCATTGTTGCTCAAATGGGGATTCTGCAGGTCTGTCTTACTAAAACTTTTGAAACTTCTACTTGTGAGTTGTGATATGGTTTTAATTTCATATCCTTGTTCTCACAGGACCTGTACATAACAGCCAAGATTCTGATGGCAGGCTTCCTTTTGCAAATTCTGGAAATCCAGTTATGGCACTGGTAGGTGACTGGTAACGATATTCTTGTTTGCCATTTTTGTTAATGGGTGCATGTGAAGTATGCTTATTAAGAAGACTGGGAAGTGGCTATCAGTGCTGCACCTAATATCTTGtccttttaacttatttttttatagtttcatTTCTTCTCTTTAAAGGAGCAAGTCTTGATGTGTGTTTGTTTTCAGTTTATGTTGGTGAATCACATTTTTTGTTAGCTTTgagagtttttgaaaaaaaaagattttttcctCCAGAAAAAGCTCTCCCAAACTGCAATTAATGATGATAGTGTCACTGTTTCACAACAAATCAGTCTGTCTATTATATTCTGGAGTTCTTTTGCTTGAATTCTTACGCATTTGGTTTTGGTGGATGCATTCTAAAGGTTGCCTTTTTAGCCTCTGCTGTTGGACCAAGAGTTGCTGCAACTTGTGCTCATGCAGCATTAGCTGCATTGTCAAGGAATAATTCCGGGAGCACGTCACATATAGAAGCACCGGATAATGATAATAGGTGAGTGTTAAGTGTGATTGCCATTTCTTAGTTGAAGTGTTTTCTCAGTTAttccctttcattttttaatgtgtACAAGGATATCTAGTTGTTTCCTGTTGTGCTTTTCACTTTTCTCTTTGtccataaattttattcttcttctacACCAACAGCCAGCCTTATTGCATTGTTTATAtaattaggattttttatttgcatataTGAAGGACAAATTCAGAAAGCGTGCATAATAGAGATGGTGGCCATGATGGAGAGGTTGCAAATTCAAATCAGAAAAATGGTGAGTTATGGTTGCTGCATTTTTCAGTTGCTGATGTGTAATTAAATCCCCATTGTCTGGTAAAATGCTAATACCTAGTGTGTAATTCTTTGagaaatgtctttttttttttcttttgaattcaGAGGACAAGTCAAAAGTACTTGGTTCATGTGGTCAAAATGAGGGAGGGTCAACCCTGCTATCTGCTGAGAAAATCAAAGATGCTGCCAAAGAAGGCCTCTCTGCTGCAGCAATGAAAGCTAAATTGTTTGCTGATCATGAAGAGCGAGAAATTCAGAGGCTATGTGCCAATATTGTTAATAATAAGGTATagctgtttccttttttttatttcttaacttAATTGCTTCACCTAAACTGGCAACATACTTAATTGCTTCCTTTTTTGATCTGGGTgcatatgtatgtatgtgtgtgtgtgtgtgtgtatgcactagttaaatatttttcttgcaGAATAggtaaatgaaatttttttaaggaatattTAAAAGAGGTCCGTGCCTGTACTTTGGTGTCTATAAGACTATAACGTGTTGGTGGCTCCTTATTGACAGTTGAAAAGATTGGAACTGAAGCTGAAGCAGTTTGCAGAAATTGAAACACAGTTGATGAGAGAATGTGAACAAGTTGAGAAGGTGAAGCAGAGGTTGGCTTCTGATCGGTCCCATATTGTATCAACACGTCTTGGAAATGGTGGAACCACTCCGCCAATGAATGTTGCAGGTGCTGGTCCATCCATGGTTAACAACAACAGCAATGGTAGGCAACAAATGATTTCTGCTTCTTCCTCACAACCTAGCATCTCAGGATATGGCAATAGCCAACCAGTTCATCCACATATGTCCTTCGTCCCACGGCCTTCAATGTTTGGGTTGGGGCAAAGGCTGCCACTTTCTATGATTCAACAACAACATTCAGCTTCTTCAGATCCGATGTTCAATGGCCCCGGTAATTTGCAGCCTACTCCCAATCATTCAGTGTCGAGGCCGGTGTGAAGGACTAACTCTGGTTTAGGTTAATTAGGAACTCCATGGTAGATTTGAAATATCTAGTTTACAATTTTAGTTGAAAAATCATGATCTGGTCTCAGTTACTTTTTGTCTCCACTGTCTTTTGCTGTTGTAAAATCTAATTCCATGTTACTTGGATATGCCTCTATTATATCGTTTGTGTCACGGGCACAGGGTGCAATCTGTTTGTGGATTCTTGTTGTCCCTGTCCAATGTTTGTCTGCAATGGTCAAAGACAGACGCttattcttctttatttatcataCAAAACGACTTCACGTGCGGGGAAGTACAAAAAAATAGTGGAAGATAATCATTGATCACGTACAGAAAATTATTGTATTGGATGTATGACCTTAACTTCAGTTTTACCTTAAATTTaagcaaaaacattttaaaatttgttttctttatccATGTTATGTACCTTTTACAGAAAAATATCCATGTATGTACCTTCACGGAATCACGGCGTAACAGAAAAAAGGTGAGAAAATAAGATTCTTACTTTCAGTTCTTAGCTTTTTCTTTTAGCTTTATAAAATGGCTTGAaaacttgtttttgttttttctttcagcAGAGTTTGCCTCGATCATTCTTTATTAAAAGAAGGGGTAAATATCTAACTTTATCTTGAATTTGTAAGAAATACGCTGACATGACTCTAAATAatgatgaaaaatttaaattttgtcatTGGATTtacaaaaagtaaaatacatTTGTTTCACCGTTTACTTAGATGCGTCAATCTAAACAGATATACCTGTGTCATGGGACCTGGTTACGTGTTATGCCATGTGTAATAAGGGATTGCCACACAGGTGATCAATGAGATGAACAGATTTGTCATCAAAATTTCGAGAGACTATTTTGTCCATGTAGACAAGTGTATTTGTTTTTGCTGCTGCAACCAAGGCTCTGGgattttttcctctctttctcCCCCCAATTTTCTCTTTACAATACCTTACCGTTACACCCACCTTCAACTGATCTCATGATTCACATATTTGATATCAGATAAACTAAGCAAGTAAGTTGCTGGACAAAGAGAAAGACTTGCATGGACACTACCCCAGATGGCAACCAACCCAATGGTGCTTTCAGCAGAGTAAGATTTGGAACTAGAAAGGGTTTATGGATTAAAAGGGGGTTTATGAGTGGAAACGCAAGAGGTTTTTGAACGCAAGAATTTTGACCACGAAGTGAAATTGGGGAGGAAGCGGGTTTGCCATCGAATTGGATTTGGGAAAGTGAAACTAAAGTTGAATTGGGAAATTAAAGGTGGGAGAAAGGAATGGtgaaaggtgcagaagatgaaaAGCTGAGAAGAAGATGACAATAAGCGAAATTGCATACGAGATTTTAATCCCACATCATCAGCAACACACATGACAAAATTTCCAATGACAAATCCAGAGCTGCATATGTAGTTAATTATGTTTAAGTTAACAGAAAAAATTAAGAGTTGGACggatttatcatattattttacaaactcagacacacaattttaattttttattttcgagGGATTTAAGCGTGAGTGCGTTGCagatttaaagattaaaatgagtATTTATCCCTTAAAAAAAAGACTTCTAATGatagatgaatttttttatttgaacacttctttaattctttaatgacaaataaaaaaagtaaaccaaacggattagaaaaaaatactttatatcaatattttaattctctaatGCGAAAGCCAAAGGTTTTATCGCCATCaatcttaaaatatatcattaaagaattaattttgataaaaaaaatacaagtggattagaaaaaaaaacacgtgACTATACAATTGtccaaaagtataaatttattatttttgtaagacTTACTTTTTGATCTCTCAATTTAATTCAGACATTAATCCTGATAAATTGTACACACATATTATTACTATCTTTATATTTTCTCGTTTCAAAATAAGTATcacgtttaaaaaaataatttattctaaaGTAAGTattacatttgttttttttttaatgaaacatCAATTACTCTTTTCTATATATACtcttaataaatattacttaaatttttaaatataatattattaatatttttttcatctatttaataagattaattaGTTTAGCAAAactactatttttaaaattttttcttaatatgtataaaataacttaaaatgatACTCTTATTCTGGGAGAGAAAGAGTAAGAATATATGTCGGAAACAACCAAGTGTCAAGTGTTTCCATGTTTCTCCAATAACTGCATTTAAATATGTTCTTAGggtaaacttaaaaaaatatggtgTAAACGTTAgtttgaggttttttttttttttttgaaagaagacATTAATTAATATGTGAGTTAATTGAAGGTTCTTCGTTTTTCAGTTTATAGACATTAGTTAATTAGCTTACATCTTTATTTCTCcattaaacataattaagaCCGGCCAGTTCACATTTAGACGTTAAAAGTACTTTTGAACTATAAATATAGCTTCATACCAACCATTTCAAAACCATCAAAGCTTATTAGTCATTACCAACAATAAGACCTTTGATGATCAAACTATGGCTACATTCAGCAACATTTCTCTAATGGTCCTATGTTTCATTATTAGTTCTTCCTTGATGGTCAAAATCGGGCTTTCACAAGATGCTCCGGAACCATCAAATGCACCAGGGCCAATGTCATCGTATGTCAAGTATTTAGCCAATTGTGGGTCTCATTTGTCCCCAAATTGTGGTGATGAGGTATTCTCAGCAATATTTTTTGGTAACAAAACAGTTAGTAATGGTTGTTGTGACAAGCTTGTGAATGATGTTGGGAAAGTGTGCCACGATGATATGACAAAGTATATTTTGACATTGCCTAAGTTCCGGGCCCATAAAATTCAGATCTTGAAGAGGAGTGAGAAGGTTTGGTTTGATTGTGATTTGCAGGACTACCCTTTTGGACCCGATGGTCCTGAATCATGAGATTTTATACAATTGATACATTTGTAATCTCTTATAAAAATACAATGTTTTAAGTTACGGTTGATTTTTCAATCACTAAAAATTACACtgtattattttaaactttaatgatgttttaatttaaaacaaacttgTTAACATAAGATTAATTTAAAGCCAAAAAAAACAAGTAAGGTTAAACCAATTAGCATAATAACAAGCAACGCGACAATAAATCAAgacaatgaagaaaaaaatcatcattcaaaaattttgaattccatttttattttttcaagtcTTTGTATTTTACAAgttttagatattttatataattatcttaagttttttatattgagagtttaaatgtttatttcttaatttgttttatatttcttacttaattcaaatgttaaaattatgCATTGACAGAGTACTATAGGataacaaaaagtatgtaaagTACATAAAATTCGTAAAATATAAAGACTTGATTCCTATTGGTTGAAAAATTAACTGTATCAATACCCCAAATTAACGGGACACGGTAGAAATTCTCAAGTTATATATACTTTGTTCACTTGGTTTCTTGAAATTAAATAGTAATCCTCTATTTTCTTGGATAACAAGAACTTTTGCTTCTTTACTAGTATGCTCAAGTTATATTACATATTCATCTATTGACGTGTGAACTAAAAGCACAAATTTCAGCATACtaacattattatatatgtacatATTAACGCTATAGAAGTTTTATATAGCTAACTGAGActataattacataaaaaggaaaaaaaaaatgtttgggaCTCAATATAAGGGTGTCTTTGATACAAGGACAACACCATAACAACAACACATAACAAATGTTTGAGTTACATTATTTTGTTTGCATTGaacaatacaaataaaataattatttgaacacaattaattttttaatatatattataaaattttatatatttttatttttaatatattgtaaataatatataatatataaactaaGCAAAagcatttcaattttcaacctTCAAGTTTCGAACGTGTGAAAAGAAAGATGAATTCACCTTAGTAGGTTACGTTTCCTTGtttctttctatttatttagttttaagaagaagaaaaaatctgcCAATGAAAGAGAGAACCATACATGAGCATGAGAGTAGTGGGTTCATGCTAAGGAGGGAG of the Glycine max cultivar Williams 82 chromosome 13, Glycine_max_v4.0, whole genome shotgun sequence genome contains:
- the LOC102670035 gene encoding protein DOWN-REGULATED IN DIF1 11; the protein is MATFSNISLMVLCFIISSSLMVKIGLSQDAPEPSNAPGPMSSYVKYLANCGSHLSPNCGDEVFSAIFFGNKTVSNGCCDKLVNDVGKVCHDDMTKYILTLPKFRAHKIQILKRSEKVWFDCDLQDYPFGPDGPES
- the LOC732600 gene encoding SWI/SNF complex subunit SWI3C encodes the protein MSPSPSFPSENRTKWRKKRKRESYKRNQKRHGGDEDDSDDDNEPDDNDDSDDQFRSPSAQFADPQRVEIEVVSPDGVQISRFPPAIRRAVTRPHAAVTAIAALEAGGDKSQHSSIPVLENVSHGQLQALSAVSADFFVIAPPSVLKGSGVVKRFGSRVLVVPMHSDWFSPASVHRLERQAVPHFFSGKSPDHTPEKYMECRNYIVARYMEDPGKRITVSSCQGLSVGVGNEDLTRIVRFLDHWGIINYCAPGPSHENSDNETYLKEDTSGAICVPSAGLRSIDSLVKFDKPKCKFKADEIYSSRTMHNTDISDLDERIREHLSENYCHYCSCSLPVVYYQSQKEVDILLCTDCFHDGRFVTGHSSIDFIRVDSTTDFGDLDGDSWTDQETLLLLEAVEVYNENWNEIAEHVGTKSKAQCILHFLRLPVEDGKLENINVSSLSLSSIVKNQEDNGRLHCCSNGDSAGPVHNSQDSDGRLPFANSGNPVMALVAFLASAVGPRVAATCAHAALAALSRNNSGSTSHIEAPDNDNRTNSESVHNRDGGHDGEVANSNQKNEDKSKVLGSCGQNEGGSTLLSAEKIKDAAKEGLSAAAMKAKLFADHEEREIQRLCANIVNNKLKRLELKLKQFAEIETQLMRECEQVEKVKQRLASDRSHIVSTRLGNGGTTPPMNVAGAGPSMVNNNSNGRQQMISASSSQPSISGYGNSQPVHPHMSFVPRPSMFGLGQRLPLSMIQQQHSASSDPMFNGPGNLQPTPNHSVSRPV